The following are encoded together in the Corallococcus silvisoli genome:
- a CDS encoding M16 family metallopeptidase produces the protein MPRRTPLALLAVLLVAAPPVWARAPAPTAKLAVTARAPVKPVAPVASVEGITEYRLPNGLRVLLFPDPTKPTVTVNVTYLVGSKHEGYGETGMAHLLEHLMFKGTPTTPNVPQALTERGARPNGTTWLDRTNYYETLPASDDNLTWALTFEADRMVHSFIAQKDLDSEMTVVRNEFESGENDPRGILFKRTMSAAYLWHNYGKATIGAKADLEHVPIDRLQAFYRRYYRPDNAVLAIAGRFQPEKALALVQSTFGKLQRPPEPVPLTYTQEPTQDGEREVTLRRVGDNQLLTSLYHVPEGAHPDFAAIDVLTEVLGDVPSGRLYKALVETKKAARAGAFNFQLRDPGVVGFSAEARQDQPLGPVRDALLKTVEEAARTPFTDEEVNRAKTSLAKQTELLLNNSERAAILLSEWAAVGDWRLLFLHRDRVEAVTPADVTRVAAAYLKSSNRTLGTFLPTPKPDRSELPPPVDVAKAVDGYQGKALVAQGEAFDPSPAHIESRVQRGELSSGVKYALLPKKTRGEMVNLTLNLRWGTEETVSGKLPAAAYAGRMLMRGTTKHTRQQLSDALDKLKARVSLDGGALGANLSIECPRASLPEVLTLMAEVLREPAFDANEFAVLKQERLAALESQRSEPQTQASIAFWRVLNARYPKGHPFYVPTLEERLSDVKDVTLEQARDFHRQFYGASRGELSVVGDFDAKALLPLTNALFDGWKSPAPYARVQKTYQPVGPRAVALETPDKANAYFLAGQTLKLREDDADWPGVMMGNFILGGGFLNSRLATRVRQQEGLSYGVGSSASAGDLDAVGSFVTYAIYAPQNVEKLEAAMREEVTRAVQKGFTQQELDKARSGLLEYRQSARAQDGNLSQRLADDLYLGRTLMFDAALEAKLQKLTPEDVRKALANHVDWSQATVVRAGDFAAAAKQAPAPTKANAAP, from the coding sequence CGGCGAGACGGGCATGGCCCACCTGCTCGAGCACCTGATGTTCAAGGGCACGCCCACCACCCCCAACGTGCCCCAGGCCCTCACCGAGCGCGGCGCGCGGCCCAATGGCACCACCTGGTTGGATCGCACCAACTACTACGAGACGCTGCCCGCCTCGGACGACAACCTGACGTGGGCGCTCACCTTCGAGGCGGACCGCATGGTCCACAGCTTCATCGCCCAGAAGGACCTCGACAGCGAGATGACCGTCGTGCGCAACGAGTTCGAGTCCGGTGAGAACGACCCGCGCGGCATCCTCTTCAAGCGCACCATGAGCGCCGCCTACCTCTGGCACAACTACGGCAAGGCCACCATCGGCGCCAAGGCGGACCTGGAGCACGTGCCCATCGACCGGCTCCAGGCCTTCTACCGGCGCTACTACCGGCCGGACAACGCGGTGCTCGCCATCGCCGGGCGCTTCCAGCCGGAGAAGGCCCTGGCCCTGGTGCAGTCCACCTTCGGCAAGCTTCAGCGCCCCCCGGAGCCGGTGCCCCTCACGTACACCCAGGAGCCCACCCAGGATGGTGAGCGCGAGGTGACGCTGCGCCGCGTGGGCGACAATCAACTGCTCACCAGCCTCTACCACGTGCCCGAGGGCGCCCACCCCGACTTCGCCGCCATCGACGTGCTCACCGAGGTCCTGGGCGACGTGCCCTCCGGCCGCCTCTACAAGGCGCTCGTGGAGACGAAGAAGGCCGCGCGCGCCGGGGCCTTCAACTTCCAGCTGCGCGACCCGGGCGTCGTCGGCTTCAGCGCCGAGGCCCGCCAGGACCAGCCCCTGGGCCCCGTGCGCGACGCGCTGCTCAAGACCGTGGAGGAGGCCGCGCGCACGCCCTTCACCGACGAAGAGGTGAACCGCGCGAAGACGAGCCTCGCCAAGCAGACGGAGCTGCTGCTCAACAACTCCGAGCGCGCCGCCATCCTCCTCTCCGAGTGGGCCGCCGTGGGCGACTGGCGCCTGCTCTTCCTGCACCGCGACCGCGTGGAGGCCGTCACGCCCGCGGACGTCACCCGCGTGGCCGCCGCGTACCTCAAGAGCTCCAACCGCACGCTGGGCACCTTCCTGCCCACGCCGAAGCCGGACCGCTCGGAGCTGCCGCCTCCGGTGGACGTGGCGAAGGCGGTGGACGGCTACCAGGGCAAGGCGCTGGTGGCCCAGGGCGAGGCCTTCGACCCCTCCCCCGCCCACATCGAGTCGCGCGTGCAGCGCGGCGAGCTGTCCTCCGGGGTGAAGTACGCGCTGCTCCCCAAGAAGACGCGCGGCGAGATGGTCAACCTCACCCTCAACCTGCGCTGGGGCACCGAGGAGACCGTGAGCGGCAAGCTGCCCGCCGCCGCGTACGCCGGCCGCATGCTGATGCGCGGCACGACGAAGCACACCCGCCAGCAGCTGTCCGACGCGCTCGACAAGCTCAAGGCCCGCGTGAGCCTGGACGGCGGCGCGCTGGGCGCGAACCTCTCCATCGAGTGCCCGCGCGCGAGCCTCCCGGAGGTCCTCACGCTGATGGCCGAGGTGCTGCGCGAGCCCGCCTTCGACGCGAACGAGTTCGCCGTCCTCAAGCAGGAGCGGCTGGCCGCGCTGGAGTCGCAGCGCAGCGAACCGCAGACGCAGGCCAGCATCGCGTTCTGGCGCGTGCTCAACGCGCGGTACCCCAAGGGCCACCCGTTCTACGTGCCCACGCTGGAGGAGCGCCTGTCCGACGTGAAGGACGTCACGCTGGAGCAGGCGCGCGACTTCCACCGCCAGTTCTACGGCGCGTCGCGCGGGGAGCTGTCGGTGGTGGGAGACTTCGACGCGAAGGCGCTGCTCCCGCTCACGAACGCGCTGTTCGACGGGTGGAAGAGCCCGGCGCCCTACGCGCGCGTGCAGAAGACCTATCAGCCCGTGGGCCCGCGGGCCGTCGCGCTGGAGACGCCGGACAAGGCCAATGCGTACTTCCTCGCGGGACAGACGCTGAAGCTGCGCGAGGACGACGCGGACTGGCCGGGCGTGATGATGGGCAACTTCATCCTGGGCGGCGGCTTCCTCAACTCGCGGCTGGCCACGCGCGTGCGCCAGCAGGAAGGCCTGTCCTACGGCGTGGGCAGCAGCGCCTCCGCGGGGGACCTGGACGCGGTGGGCTCGTTCGTCACCTACGCCATCTACGCGCCGCAGAACGTTGAGAAGCTGGAGGCCGCCATGCGCGAGGAGGTCACCCGCGCCGTGCAGAAGGGCTTCACCCAGCAGGAGCTGGACAAGGCGCGCTCGGGCCTCCTGGAGTACCGCCAGTCCGCGCGGGCCCAGGACGGGAACCTGTCGCAGCGGCTGGCCGACGACCTGTATCTGGGCCGCACGTTGATGTTCGACGCGGCGCTGGAGGCGAAGCTCCAGAAGCTGACGCCGGAGGACGTGCGCAAGGCATTGGCGAACCACGTGGACTGGAGCCAGGCCACCGTCGTGCGCGCGGGCGACTTCGCCGCGGCGGCGAAGCAGGCACCCGCGCCGACCAAGGCGAACGCGGCGCCATGA
- a CDS encoding glutathione S-transferase family protein: protein MIDLYTWGTPNGFKVSVALEELALPYTVHALDISTGVQKQPAFLAINPNGRIPAIVDRAEGDFAVFESGAILVYLAEKTGRLMPTDAKGRSRVMQWLMFQMGGVGPMQGQANVFFRYFPEKLQPAIDRYQNETRRLYTVLERQLKDHEYLAGDYSIADIANWAWVRSHDWAGVSVEGLPGVQRWLAAIESRPAAQRGLDVPTPRKQEDARTAAQRIESARGLIQR, encoded by the coding sequence ATGATTGACCTGTATACGTGGGGCACGCCGAATGGGTTCAAGGTGTCGGTGGCGCTGGAGGAGCTGGCGCTGCCATACACGGTGCATGCGCTGGACATCTCCACGGGCGTGCAGAAACAGCCCGCGTTCCTGGCCATCAATCCCAACGGCCGCATCCCAGCCATCGTGGACCGCGCGGAGGGAGACTTCGCCGTCTTCGAATCCGGCGCCATCCTGGTGTACCTGGCGGAGAAGACGGGCCGGCTGATGCCCACGGACGCGAAGGGCCGCTCCCGCGTCATGCAGTGGCTGATGTTCCAGATGGGCGGCGTGGGCCCGATGCAGGGACAGGCCAACGTCTTCTTCCGCTACTTCCCGGAGAAGCTCCAGCCAGCCATCGACCGGTACCAGAACGAGACGCGCCGCCTGTACACGGTGCTGGAGCGCCAGCTGAAGGACCACGAGTACCTGGCGGGGGACTACAGCATCGCGGACATCGCGAACTGGGCCTGGGTGCGTTCACACGACTGGGCCGGGGTGTCGGTGGAGGGGCTGCCGGGCGTGCAGCGGTGGCTGGCCGCCATCGAGAGCCGGCCCGCAGCGCAGCGCGGACTGGACGTGCCCACGCCGCGCAAGCAGGAGGACGCGAGGACGGCCGCGCAGCGCATCGAGAGCGCTCGCGGCCTCATCCAGCGCTGA
- a CDS encoding macro domain-containing protein: MPVRIVEGDLLEQPVDAIVNAWNRNIIPWWLLLPQGVSGAIKRRGGTGPFRELARVGPMPLGSAVVTGPGRLPFKGIIHVAGIDMLWRASARSIQDSVRHALERAREHGFQSVAFPIIGAGSGSFNEDRALELMRETLSDAPAFDVRVVRFRR; this comes from the coding sequence ATGCCCGTGCGAATCGTGGAAGGCGATCTGCTGGAACAGCCGGTGGACGCCATCGTCAATGCGTGGAACCGGAACATCATCCCCTGGTGGCTGCTGTTGCCGCAGGGGGTGTCGGGCGCCATCAAGCGCCGGGGCGGCACCGGGCCCTTCCGCGAGCTGGCGCGCGTGGGGCCCATGCCCCTGGGCTCGGCGGTGGTCACGGGCCCGGGGCGCCTGCCCTTCAAGGGCATCATCCACGTCGCGGGCATTGACATGCTGTGGCGCGCGTCCGCCCGGTCCATCCAGGACTCGGTGCGCCACGCGCTGGAGCGGGCCCGGGAGCACGGCTTCCAGTCCGTGGCGTTCCCCATCATCGGCGCCGGCTCCGGGAGCTTCAACGAGGACCGCGCGCTGGAGCTGATGCGCGAGACCTTGAGCGACGCGCCCGCTTTCGACGTGCGCGTGGTGCGCTTCCGCCGTTAG